The Candidatus Latescibacter sp. genome includes a window with the following:
- a CDS encoding IS1595 family transposase codes for HLQSYLNEFCYRFNRRFNELLITDRLLTACLNTSTITYAELTR; via the coding sequence ACATCTTCAAAGTTACCTGAATGAATTTTGTTATCGCTTTAACCGGCGATTCAATGAATTACTGATTACTGACAGACTCTTAACTGCTTGTCTGAATACCTCCACTATTACCTATGCGGAGTTAACTCGATAA
- a CDS encoding ParB/RepB/Spo0J family partition protein: MHRKALGKGLDALFKSSEEHTDEKQTGRRILLVPLNDIIPNSEQPRERFSEETMEELKRSIAENGILEPPIVRRKGDFFELIAGERRYRAARELKLDSIEVIVMEVKAEEQMLILSLIENIQREDLNAVEEAKAYEQIQNRMQSTQDDLARIVGKSRSAVANTLRLLSLTERVQDMVREGVLAPGSARALVTVSDAELQHRLAVKISSEGLSARKAEELVKHTLKKSEKPIPSKVKSLFLEQIGEDLQRLFGTVVKIKGDEIKGKLEIEYYSQDDLERILDIVKGSKALF, encoded by the coding sequence ATGCATAGAAAAGCGCTTGGCAAGGGACTGGATGCCCTTTTCAAATCATCTGAAGAGCATACGGATGAAAAACAGACCGGCCGGAGGATACTTTTAGTTCCCCTTAATGATATCATCCCGAACAGCGAGCAGCCACGAGAGCGTTTTTCGGAGGAGACGATGGAGGAGCTTAAACGCTCCATTGCCGAAAACGGCATCCTGGAGCCGCCTATCGTGCGCCGTAAGGGGGATTTTTTCGAGCTGATCGCCGGAGAACGAAGATACCGCGCCGCCCGTGAGCTCAAGCTCGACTCCATCGAAGTGATAGTCATGGAGGTGAAGGCTGAAGAGCAGATGCTTATCCTGTCGCTCATTGAAAATATTCAGCGCGAGGACCTGAATGCGGTTGAGGAAGCCAAAGCCTATGAACAGATACAGAACCGCATGCAATCCACACAGGATGACCTGGCCAGGATAGTCGGGAAGAGCCGGAGCGCAGTCGCCAATACCCTGCGCCTTCTCAGTCTGACCGAACGGGTACAGGACATGGTGCGCGAGGGTGTCCTCGCCCCGGGGAGCGCCCGCGCCCTGGTAACCGTTTCGGATGCCGAATTGCAGCACCGCCTGGCAGTGAAAATCTCCTCGGAAGGTCTCTCCGCCCGCAAGGCCGAGGAACTGGTCAAACATACTCTCAAAAAATCTGAAAAGCCCATCCCGTCAAAAGTGAAATCGCTTTTTCTGGAACAAATCGGCGAGGACCTGCAGCGGCTCTTCGGCACCGTGGTAAAAATCAAGGGCGATGAAATCAAGGGAAAACTGGAGATAGAATACTATTCCCAGGATGACCTGGAACGCATCCTCGATATTGTAAAAGGGAGCAAGGCTCTCTTCTGA